One segment of Herbaspirillum hiltneri N3 DNA contains the following:
- a CDS encoding SDR family NAD(P)-dependent oxidoreductase, translating into MTASPSASLATAPAAPTASAPFEHAVYRSLAGKRVVITGGGTGIGAALVEAFAQQGAQVFFLDIAERESRELETALRDSPLPPTFMHCDLLDLDALAASFAAIEKTAGAVDILINNAANDDRHKVAEVTPAYWDERMAVNLRHQFFCAQAVTPGMRNMGRGVILNFGSISWHLALPGLALYMTAKAAIEGLTRALARDLGVHGIRVNCIIPGAVRTPRQMRLWHSPEEEAKILASQCLYERVEPHDVAALALFLASDSASKCSGRDYFVDAGWYGA; encoded by the coding sequence ATGACAGCATCACCATCGGCCTCCCTCGCAACCGCGCCGGCAGCACCAACCGCATCGGCGCCTTTCGAGCACGCCGTCTACCGCAGCCTGGCCGGCAAGCGCGTCGTCATCACCGGCGGCGGCACCGGCATCGGCGCGGCGCTGGTGGAAGCCTTCGCGCAGCAAGGCGCACAGGTATTCTTCCTCGATATCGCCGAGCGCGAGTCGCGCGAACTGGAAACCGCACTGCGCGACTCGCCGCTGCCGCCGACCTTCATGCATTGCGATCTGCTCGATCTGGACGCACTGGCGGCAAGTTTCGCCGCCATTGAAAAAACCGCCGGCGCCGTCGACATCCTCATCAACAACGCCGCCAACGACGACCGCCACAAGGTGGCCGAGGTGACGCCGGCCTACTGGGACGAGCGCATGGCGGTCAACCTGCGTCACCAGTTCTTTTGCGCGCAGGCGGTCACGCCGGGGATGCGCAACATGGGACGCGGCGTGATCCTGAATTTCGGCTCGATCTCGTGGCACCTGGCGCTGCCGGGCCTGGCGCTGTACATGACCGCCAAGGCCGCCATCGAAGGGCTGACGCGCGCTCTCGCGCGCGACCTCGGCGTGCACGGCATCCGCGTGAACTGCATCATTCCCGGCGCAGTGCGCACGCCGCGCCAGATGCGCCTGTGGCACAGCCCGGAAGAAGAAGCCAAGATCCTCGCGTCGCAATGCCTGTACGAGCGCGTGGAACCCCATGACGTTGCGGCGCTGGCGTTATTCCTGGCGTCCGACAGCGCATCAAAATGCTCCGGACGCGACTACTTCGTCGACGCCGGCTGGTACGGCGCATGA
- a CDS encoding fumarylacetoacetate hydrolase family protein, producing the protein MQATMQAIPAHAALPTDLADALLIGRVWRNSKINGPCVVAVRHGQVFDITAAAPTVADLLDAEDLLHIARHAPGEALGSVLDLVHHALHSQDDTSRPLLLAPCDIQPIKACGVTFAVSMLERVIEEKAAGDAARAEALRKELQASIGADLSSIRPGSEAAAKLRQELVKRNAWSQYMEVGIGPDAEVFSKAQAMSALGLGADVGLHPASQWNNPEPEIVLAVNSCGEAVGATLGNDVNLRDIEGRSALLLGKAKDNNGSCAIGPFIRLFDERFTIDTVRQAEVSLCIEGEDGFRLDGVSFMREISRDPLDLVQQTCGAHHQYPDGFMLFLGTMFSPIKDRDAAGAGFTHHLGDRVTIASPALGALVNHVQHSDAIAPWTFGIRSLYRYLAGRGLTDSVPSSRRTAA; encoded by the coding sequence ATGCAAGCGACCATGCAAGCGATACCGGCCCACGCCGCCTTGCCCACCGATCTGGCCGATGCGCTGCTGATCGGCCGCGTCTGGAGGAACAGCAAGATCAACGGCCCCTGCGTGGTCGCCGTGCGCCATGGCCAGGTATTCGACATTACTGCGGCGGCGCCGACCGTGGCCGACCTGCTCGACGCCGAAGACCTGTTGCACATCGCCCGCCACGCTCCCGGCGAAGCGCTGGGCAGCGTACTCGACCTGGTGCATCACGCCCTCCACAGCCAGGACGACACCAGCAGGCCGCTGCTGCTGGCGCCTTGCGACATCCAGCCGATCAAGGCCTGCGGCGTGACCTTCGCGGTCAGCATGCTGGAGCGCGTGATCGAGGAGAAAGCCGCCGGCGACGCCGCTCGCGCGGAGGCGCTGCGCAAGGAATTGCAGGCCAGCATCGGCGCCGATCTGTCTTCCATCCGGCCCGGTTCGGAAGCCGCTGCAAAGCTCAGGCAGGAACTCGTCAAACGCAACGCCTGGTCGCAATACATGGAAGTCGGCATCGGCCCCGACGCGGAAGTGTTCTCGAAAGCGCAGGCGATGTCGGCGCTGGGACTGGGCGCCGACGTCGGCCTGCATCCGGCTTCGCAATGGAACAACCCCGAGCCCGAAATCGTGCTGGCCGTCAACAGCTGCGGCGAAGCGGTCGGTGCGACGCTGGGCAACGACGTCAATCTGCGCGACATTGAAGGCCGCAGTGCGCTGCTGCTGGGCAAGGCCAAGGACAACAACGGCTCATGCGCCATCGGCCCGTTCATCCGCCTGTTCGACGAGCGTTTCACGATCGACACGGTGCGCCAGGCCGAAGTGTCACTGTGCATCGAAGGCGAGGACGGCTTCCGTCTCGACGGCGTCAGCTTCATGCGCGAGATCAGCCGCGATCCGCTCGACTTGGTGCAGCAGACCTGCGGTGCACATCACCAGTATCCGGACGGCTTCATGCTGTTCCTCGGCACCATGTTCTCGCCGATCAAGGATCGCGATGCAGCCGGCGCCGGCTTCACCCATCATCTGGGCGACCGCGTCACCATCGCCAGCCCGGCGTTGGGCGCGCTGGTCAATCACGTGCAACACAGCGACGCCATCGCCCCCTGGACTTTCGGCATCCGCTCGCTTTATCGCTATCTGGCCGGGCGCGGCCTGACAGATTCAGTGCCATCCTCAAGGAGAACAGCAGCATGA
- a CDS encoding sugar ABC transporter permease, with the protein MTSTIRTGNGAANTAAIKQLFSRYKIMALLIAIAIIWAFFSWKTEGGFVTPRNLSNLLRQMSVTGILACGMVLVIIAGEIDLSVGSLLGLLGGVAAILNVTHNLPLPLNLFLVLTLGLLLGLFNGYLTAYMRIPSFIVGLGGMLAFRGVLLGITGGLTIAPVSSDLVYLGQGYLPASFGVALVIVLFVLALALTWRQRANRARHALPVPPLWRDAIKVALIGAVLLAFVRTLNSYDGIPVPVLLLLALLGLFSYVTTQTVFGRRIYSVGSNMEATRLSGVNVQSVKLWVFGIMGVMCALAGLVNTARLAAGSPSSGSMGELDAIAACFIGGTSMRGGSGTIYGALIGALVMASLDNGMSMLDVGTYWQMIVKGSILMLAVWVDVSTRSGR; encoded by the coding sequence ATGACTTCGACTATCCGTACAGGCAACGGCGCGGCCAACACCGCCGCCATCAAACAACTCTTCAGCCGCTACAAGATCATGGCGCTGCTCATCGCCATCGCCATCATCTGGGCCTTCTTCAGCTGGAAGACCGAAGGCGGTTTCGTGACGCCGCGCAATCTCTCCAATCTGCTGCGCCAGATGTCGGTCACCGGTATCCTGGCCTGCGGCATGGTGCTGGTCATCATCGCCGGTGAAATCGATCTGTCGGTCGGCTCGCTGCTCGGGCTGCTGGGCGGCGTCGCCGCCATCCTGAACGTCACGCACAACCTGCCGCTGCCGCTCAATCTCTTCCTCGTGCTGACGCTGGGATTGCTGCTCGGGTTGTTCAACGGCTACCTCACGGCGTACATGCGCATCCCCTCCTTCATCGTCGGGCTGGGCGGCATGCTGGCGTTTCGTGGCGTGCTGCTGGGCATCACCGGCGGTCTCACGATTGCGCCGGTGTCGAGCGACCTGGTGTATCTGGGCCAGGGCTACCTGCCGGCCAGCTTCGGCGTCGCGCTGGTGATCGTACTGTTCGTGCTGGCGCTGGCGTTGACCTGGCGCCAGCGCGCCAACCGGGCCCGCCATGCGCTGCCGGTGCCGCCGCTGTGGCGCGACGCGATCAAGGTGGCGCTGATCGGCGCCGTGCTGCTGGCCTTCGTACGCACGCTCAACAGCTATGACGGCATCCCGGTGCCGGTGCTGCTGTTGCTGGCGTTACTCGGCCTGTTCAGCTATGTCACCACGCAAACCGTGTTCGGCCGCCGCATTTATTCGGTGGGCAGCAACATGGAAGCCACGCGCCTGTCCGGCGTCAACGTGCAGTCGGTCAAGCTGTGGGTGTTCGGCATCATGGGCGTGATGTGCGCGCTGGCCGGACTGGTCAACACCGCCCGCCTGGCGGCAGGATCTCCGTCGTCGGGCAGCATGGGCGAACTCGACGCCATCGCGGCCTGCTTCATCGGCGGCACGTCGATGCGCGGCGGCTCGGGCACTATCTACGGTGCCCTGATCGGCGCGCTGGTGATGGCCAGCCTGGACAACGGCATGTCGATGCTCGACGTCGGCACCTACTGGCAAATGATCGTCAAGGGCAGCATCCTGATGCTGGCCGTGTGGGTCGACGTCAGCACCCGCTCGGGCCGTTGA
- a CDS encoding solute symporter family protein has translation MTSLLNIKRVLALAPAMALLLVSGAACAQSKVLVGEDFQGMTMTIFAIFFGATLFITYLAAKRNRTATDYYTAGGGIGPIRNGLAIAGDYLSAAAFLGVSGLIALYGYDGIAYLIGFFVAFIPVLLLVAEPCRNLGRYTLGDVLAYRNSFRSTKVAAAVSSIIVAVFYMVPQIVGGAVILRALIGIPYEISVLAVGVLMLTYVVFGGMRATTSVQVIKAILLISSCFVLVILSWAPFGFNVSEFFVSLTRNQLLQSYVSETLLKGSQALGMQEAGQRFLESGLYLKNPLEQLSLGLALVLGTAAMPHILMRFFTVPDAKTARSSVLWAMLAIGVCHLLIVFIGFAAAHYIGAKAIVVLDKGGNLAAPMLAQFLGGGADSLAGNFMLAFVAAVAFATIVAVVAGLTLAAASALAHDVYVGAIRNGRATEQEQVRAARVATLMMAVICVVCGILAKGQNVAHLVGLGYAVAASANLPALLMTLYWKRCSTAGVLAGVIGGTALAIVLVLVSPNMTYPLQQKATALATVAALDLRIAEAEASSSGVTAEARDKLRSDRAGAAAQAAAIADDATSLVGLKAPLILLRNPGIISIPVGFLLVFIFSLLITDKRAIARWEELAVRRETGIGVEQAVAH, from the coding sequence ATGACGTCCTTGCTGAACATCAAACGCGTGCTGGCGCTCGCGCCGGCCATGGCGCTGCTTCTGGTCTCCGGGGCCGCCTGCGCTCAGAGCAAGGTCCTGGTCGGCGAGGATTTCCAGGGAATGACCATGACGATCTTCGCGATCTTCTTCGGCGCGACTCTGTTCATCACTTACCTGGCTGCCAAACGCAACCGCACCGCGACCGATTACTACACGGCCGGCGGCGGTATCGGCCCCATCCGCAATGGCCTCGCAATTGCCGGCGACTATCTTTCCGCAGCCGCCTTCCTCGGCGTTTCGGGATTGATCGCGCTGTATGGCTACGATGGCATTGCTTACCTCATCGGTTTCTTCGTGGCGTTCATCCCGGTGCTCCTGCTGGTGGCGGAGCCCTGCCGCAATCTCGGCCGCTACACGCTCGGCGACGTACTTGCCTACCGCAACAGTTTTCGCAGCACCAAGGTGGCGGCCGCGGTGTCCAGCATCATCGTGGCGGTTTTTTACATGGTGCCGCAGATCGTCGGCGGCGCCGTCATCCTGCGCGCCCTCATCGGCATCCCCTACGAAATTTCGGTATTGGCGGTCGGCGTCCTGATGCTGACCTATGTCGTGTTCGGCGGCATGCGCGCAACCACCTCGGTGCAAGTCATCAAGGCGATCCTGCTGATCTCCTCGTGCTTCGTGCTGGTGATCCTCTCGTGGGCGCCCTTCGGATTCAATGTATCCGAGTTCTTTGTGTCCCTGACCCGCAATCAGTTGCTGCAATCGTATGTCAGCGAGACGCTGCTCAAGGGCTCCCAGGCGCTGGGCATGCAGGAAGCCGGACAACGCTTCCTGGAGTCGGGCCTGTATCTGAAAAACCCGCTGGAACAACTGTCGCTGGGACTGGCACTGGTGCTCGGCACTGCCGCCATGCCGCACATCCTGATGCGCTTTTTCACCGTCCCCGACGCCAAGACGGCGCGCAGTTCGGTGCTGTGGGCCATGCTGGCCATCGGCGTATGCCATCTGCTGATCGTGTTCATCGGTTTTGCCGCGGCCCACTATATTGGAGCCAAGGCCATCGTCGTTCTCGACAAAGGCGGCAACCTTGCCGCGCCGATGCTGGCTCAATTCCTGGGCGGCGGCGCCGACAGTCTGGCGGGCAACTTCATGCTGGCGTTTGTCGCCGCCGTGGCGTTCGCCACTATCGTGGCAGTGGTGGCGGGACTGACCCTCGCGGCGGCCTCCGCACTGGCGCACGATGTCTACGTCGGCGCCATTCGCAATGGCCGCGCAACCGAGCAGGAACAGGTTCGTGCCGCCCGTGTGGCGACGCTGATGATGGCGGTGATCTGTGTCGTCTGCGGGATACTCGCCAAGGGACAGAACGTCGCCCACCTGGTCGGGCTCGGCTATGCGGTGGCGGCGTCCGCCAACTTGCCGGCGCTGCTGATGACCCTGTACTGGAAACGCTGCAGCACTGCCGGCGTGCTGGCAGGCGTGATCGGCGGCACTGCGCTGGCCATCGTGCTGGTGCTGGTGTCGCCCAACATGACCTACCCGCTGCAACAAAAAGCGACCGCCCTTGCCACCGTTGCCGCATTGGATCTGCGCATTGCCGAGGCAGAGGCAAGTTCTTCCGGCGTGACGGCGGAAGCACGCGACAAACTGCGCAGTGACAGAGCCGGCGCTGCCGCACAGGCAGCAGCCATTGCCGACGACGCCACCAGTCTGGTGGGACTGAAGGCCCCGCTGATCTTGTTGCGCAATCCCGGCATCATTTCCATTCCGGTCGGATTTTTGCTGGTCTTCATTTTCTCGCTGCTGATCACCGACAAACGTGCGATAGCGCGCTGGGAAGAACTCGCGGTGCGCCGCGAAACCGGCATCGGCGTGGAACAGGCCGTTGCCCACTAG
- a CDS encoding DUF485 domain-containing protein, whose protein sequence is MQSDNLSDTWSTMYRNPQFHAVSRRRRRVVLTLFIVGTLFYFSIPAITTFYPSIFHARLFGAVNIGLAYGLLQYPIGGLIAYIYAVNMRKLDLEVARMGALPQPRKELA, encoded by the coding sequence ATGCAGAGCGACAATCTGTCCGACACATGGTCGACCATGTATCGCAATCCGCAATTTCATGCGGTTTCTCGCCGGCGCAGAAGAGTGGTGCTGACGCTCTTCATCGTCGGCACGCTGTTCTATTTTTCCATCCCCGCCATCACGACCTTTTATCCGTCGATCTTCCACGCCCGGCTGTTCGGCGCGGTCAACATCGGCCTGGCTTACGGCCTGCTGCAATATCCCATCGGCGGCCTGATCGCCTACATCTACGCCGTCAACATGCGGAAGCTGGACCTGGAAGTGGCCCGGATGGGAGCGTTACCTCAACCCCGAAAGGAATTGGCATGA
- a CDS encoding LysR family transcriptional regulator, translated as MTTRIPNWNDLRIFLEVARAGTLSGAAAKLRVDHSTISRRIAQLEAILNAPVFERDHQGFHITVKGRELLEHVEAMESGALAIAESLSGTSRIPSGPVRIATMEGIASLYLSRQFVSFKERYPLIQIELVTSTQLVHVSQREADVFLSFFPSEGKGLEVEPVGAFPLHLYASESYLARHGVPGSVGELRDHQFVSYVDDLIQLNTVRWLEEAIKNPPVVFHSSSMIAQLFAAAEGGGIVMLPAFSNAERFGLRALLVDQIDVKRTIWMTVHRERCFMPRIKAVQQFIKDILARDFPLPPGIRSN; from the coding sequence ATGACCACCAGAATCCCCAATTGGAATGACTTGCGTATCTTCCTCGAGGTGGCGCGCGCCGGGACGCTGTCCGGCGCCGCCGCCAAACTGCGCGTGGATCACTCCACCATCAGCCGGCGTATTGCTCAGCTGGAGGCGATTCTCAATGCGCCGGTATTTGAACGCGACCACCAGGGCTTCCACATCACGGTGAAGGGACGTGAGCTGCTGGAGCATGTCGAAGCCATGGAATCCGGCGCGCTGGCAATCGCCGAATCCTTGTCCGGCACCTCGCGCATCCCTTCCGGGCCGGTGCGCATCGCGACCATGGAGGGCATCGCCTCACTTTATTTGTCGCGGCAATTCGTCAGCTTCAAGGAGCGCTATCCGCTGATTCAGATTGAACTCGTCACTTCCACCCAACTGGTCCATGTGAGCCAGCGCGAAGCGGATGTTTTCCTGAGTTTCTTTCCCTCCGAAGGCAAGGGGCTGGAGGTGGAGCCGGTGGGGGCATTTCCACTCCATTTGTATGCCTCCGAAAGTTACCTGGCCCGCCACGGCGTGCCGGGCTCGGTCGGCGAACTTCGGGATCATCAGTTCGTGTCGTATGTCGACGACCTGATTCAACTCAATACGGTGCGCTGGCTGGAAGAAGCCATCAAGAATCCGCCGGTGGTGTTTCATTCATCGAGCATGATTGCCCAATTGTTTGCCGCAGCCGAGGGCGGCGGCATCGTCATGCTGCCGGCGTTTTCCAATGCGGAGCGATTCGGTTTGCGCGCGCTGCTGGTAGACCAGATCGACGTGAAACGCACCATCTGGATGACGGTGCATCGCGAGCGCTGTTTCATGCCGCGTATCAAAGCGGTTCAGCAATTCATCAAAGACATCCTGGCGCGCGATTTTCCTCTGCCGCCGGGGATCCGGAGCAACTGA
- a CDS encoding alkene reductase, whose product MTSLFDPIKLGDISLANRFVMAPLTRSRAVEGLKPGPLTVEYYRQRATAGLIIAEATQISPMGQGYINTPGIYSAEQVSAWREVTGAVHAAGGKIVLQLWHVGRISHTSFLPGGVAPVSSTNRAANAKTFTTEGYSDVSTPRALRDAELPALVEDYRKAARNAIDAGFDGVEVHAANTYLLEQFLRDSVNDRSGPYGGSIQNRARLLLEVMQAVTKEIGAARTGIRLSPMTTFNDTAVDSDPQALYNYVVEQIAPLGLAYLHVIEGETGGSRLPEGAPVKFDYAALRSRFPGAFIVNNGFDGAEGQAVLEAGKADAIAFGRPFIANPDLVRRVREAKPLNPLRADGLYGGGAEGYTDYPALTA is encoded by the coding sequence ATGACTTCCTTGTTCGATCCCATCAAGCTCGGCGACATCTCGCTCGCAAATCGCTTCGTCATGGCCCCGCTCACGCGCAGCCGTGCCGTTGAAGGCCTCAAACCCGGTCCGCTCACGGTTGAGTACTATCGCCAGCGCGCCACGGCCGGCCTGATCATCGCCGAAGCCACCCAGATCAGCCCGATGGGCCAGGGTTACATCAACACCCCCGGCATCTATTCAGCCGAGCAAGTGTCCGCGTGGCGTGAAGTCACCGGCGCCGTACATGCGGCCGGCGGTAAGATCGTGCTGCAGTTGTGGCATGTCGGCCGCATCTCGCACACTTCCTTCCTGCCCGGCGGCGTAGCGCCGGTGTCCTCAACCAACCGTGCCGCCAACGCCAAGACCTTCACCACCGAGGGCTATAGCGACGTGTCGACGCCGCGCGCTTTGCGCGACGCCGAACTGCCGGCGCTGGTCGAGGACTACCGCAAGGCGGCGCGCAATGCCATCGACGCCGGTTTTGACGGCGTTGAAGTGCATGCCGCCAACACTTACCTGCTGGAACAGTTCCTGCGCGACAGCGTCAATGATCGCAGCGGCCCTTATGGCGGCAGCATCCAGAATCGCGCGCGCCTGTTGCTTGAAGTCATGCAGGCAGTCACCAAGGAAATCGGCGCAGCCCGCACCGGCATTCGTCTGAGCCCGATGACGACTTTCAATGACACGGCGGTCGACAGCGATCCGCAAGCACTCTACAACTACGTGGTAGAGCAGATCGCACCGTTGGGCCTGGCCTATCTACATGTGATCGAAGGCGAAACCGGCGGCTCCCGCCTGCCTGAAGGCGCGCCGGTGAAGTTCGACTACGCGGCGTTACGCAGCCGTTTCCCCGGTGCCTTCATCGTCAACAACGGCTTCGACGGCGCAGAAGGACAAGCTGTGCTGGAAGCCGGCAAGGCGGATGCCATCGCGTTCGGCCGGCCGTTCATCGCCAATCCGGACCTGGTGCGTCGCGTGCGCGAAGCCAAGCCGCTCAACCCGCTGCGCGCGGACGGTTTGTATGGCGGCGGCGCGGAAGGCTATACCGACTATCCTGCGCTGACGGCATAG
- a CDS encoding SMP-30/gluconolactonase/LRE family protein, producing the protein MSAAAPTCVWPVGAELGEGPVWHAAQETFYFVDIKGRALHRCDADGGRRQSWSTPRQPGFVLPCDDGSLLCGMQGGLYRFDANTGSFTLLQTVEEELPGNRINDGFADRHGRLWFGTMDDAEENPSGSLYRRDRETLSKQDRNYVITNGPAMSPDGKTLYHTDTLLRTVYAFDVDAAGNLSGKRPFIAIDGSGYPDGMAVDAEGCLWIALFGGWRIERFLPSGELAGVLPFPCANITKLAFGGADLQTVQVTTAWKGLSPDERLKQPLAGGLFSFRADTPGLAQHHLLTEV; encoded by the coding sequence ATGAGTGCGGCTGCTCCGACCTGCGTATGGCCGGTCGGCGCCGAACTGGGCGAAGGCCCGGTCTGGCATGCGGCGCAAGAGACCTTCTACTTCGTCGATATCAAAGGCCGCGCGCTGCATCGCTGCGATGCCGACGGCGGCCGTCGGCAAAGCTGGAGCACGCCGCGGCAACCGGGCTTCGTGCTGCCCTGCGACGATGGAAGTCTGCTGTGCGGCATGCAAGGCGGCCTTTATCGGTTCGACGCGAACACCGGAAGTTTCACGTTGCTGCAAACGGTTGAAGAAGAGCTTCCCGGCAATCGCATCAACGACGGTTTCGCCGACCGGCACGGCCGCCTGTGGTTCGGTACCATGGACGACGCCGAGGAAAATCCGAGCGGTTCGCTGTATCGCCGCGACCGCGAAACCCTGAGCAAACAGGACCGCAATTACGTCATCACCAACGGCCCGGCCATGAGCCCGGATGGAAAAACGCTGTATCACACGGACACATTGCTGCGAACGGTATATGCTTTCGATGTCGACGCGGCGGGAAATTTGTCCGGCAAGCGCCCCTTCATTGCCATTGACGGCTCCGGCTATCCGGACGGCATGGCGGTGGATGCCGAGGGTTGCCTGTGGATCGCCCTGTTCGGCGGGTGGCGCATCGAGCGTTTCCTGCCGTCCGGAGAACTGGCCGGCGTGCTTCCCTTCCCGTGCGCCAACATCACCAAGCTGGCCTTCGGCGGCGCTGACCTGCAGACCGTGCAGGTCACCACTGCGTGGAAAGGCCTGTCGCCGGACGAACGCCTGAAGCAGCCGCTCGCGGGCGGCTTGTTTTCGTTCCGTGCCGACACGCCTGGCCTGGCTCAACATCACCTATTGACAGAGGTATAG
- a CDS encoding IlvD/Edd family dehydratase has product MTNQHQTPRRFRSQDWFDNPDHIDMTALYLERFMNYGITAEELRSGRPIIGIAQSGSDISPCNRIHLELARRVRDGIRDAGGIPMEFPLHPIFENCRRPTAAIDRNLSYLGLVEILHGYPIDAVVLTTGCDKTTPAQIMAASTVDIPAIVLSGGPMLDGWMDGELVGSGAAIWKGRRQLSAGQIDNEKFLEIAAASAPSSGHCNTMGTASTMNAMAEALGMSLTGCSAIPAPYRERGQMAYETGRRIVGMAYEDLRPSAILTRDAFLDAIVVNAAIGGSTNAQPHIMAMARHAGVELHSDDWMKYGYDVPLLLNMQPAGKYLGERFHRAGGVPAIMWELQQAGKLRADRLTAGGKTMAQNLEGRESHDREVVFRFDAPLRERAGFLVLKGNLFDFAIMKTSVISDSFRSRYLSTPGSEGIFECNAAVFDGSDDYHARINDPALGIDENTILVIRGAGPVGWPGSAEVVNMQPPDALLRRGVTTLPTLGDGRQSGTSDSPSILNASPESAVGGGLAYLRTGDKIRIDLNTGRCDMLISDEELATRKAEGIPAVPASQTPWQEIYRDTVGQLETGAVMELAVKYQGIAKVLPRHNH; this is encoded by the coding sequence GTGACAAATCAACATCAGACACCGCGCCGTTTCCGTTCCCAGGACTGGTTCGACAATCCGGACCACATCGACATGACGGCGTTGTATCTGGAACGTTTCATGAACTACGGCATCACCGCCGAAGAACTGCGCTCCGGCCGTCCCATCATCGGCATCGCCCAAAGCGGCAGCGACATCAGCCCCTGCAACCGCATCCATCTTGAACTGGCGCGCCGCGTGCGCGACGGCATCCGCGACGCCGGCGGCATCCCGATGGAATTCCCGCTGCATCCGATCTTTGAAAACTGCCGTCGCCCGACTGCGGCGATCGACCGCAATCTCTCGTATCTCGGGCTGGTGGAAATCCTGCACGGCTATCCGATCGACGCCGTGGTGCTGACGACCGGCTGCGACAAGACCACGCCGGCGCAGATCATGGCCGCCTCCACCGTCGACATCCCGGCCATCGTGCTGTCCGGCGGTCCGATGCTGGACGGCTGGATGGACGGCGAGCTGGTCGGTTCCGGCGCCGCCATATGGAAGGGTCGTCGCCAGTTGTCGGCGGGCCAGATCGACAATGAGAAATTCCTCGAGATCGCCGCCGCATCGGCGCCCTCGTCCGGACACTGCAACACCATGGGTACGGCCTCGACCATGAACGCCATGGCTGAAGCGCTCGGCATGTCGCTGACCGGCTGCTCCGCGATCCCCGCGCCGTATCGCGAGCGCGGACAGATGGCCTACGAAACCGGCCGCCGCATCGTCGGCATGGCGTACGAAGACCTGCGCCCTTCGGCGATCCTGACGCGCGACGCCTTCCTCGACGCCATCGTGGTCAACGCCGCCATCGGCGGCTCCACCAATGCCCAGCCACACATCATGGCGATGGCGCGCCACGCCGGTGTCGAGCTGCATTCGGACGACTGGATGAAGTACGGCTACGACGTGCCGCTGCTGCTCAACATGCAACCGGCCGGCAAATATCTGGGCGAGCGCTTCCACCGCGCCGGCGGCGTGCCGGCCATCATGTGGGAACTGCAACAGGCCGGCAAGCTGCGCGCCGACCGTCTCACCGCCGGTGGCAAGACCATGGCGCAGAATCTCGAAGGCCGCGAAAGCCATGACCGCGAAGTGGTGTTCCGCTTTGATGCGCCACTGCGCGAACGCGCGGGCTTCCTGGTCCTCAAGGGCAACCTGTTCGACTTCGCCATCATGAAGACCAGCGTGATTTCGGACAGCTTCCGCTCGCGCTACCTCAGCACGCCAGGCAGCGAAGGCATCTTCGAATGCAATGCGGCAGTGTTCGACGGCTCCGACGATTACCATGCCCGCATCAACGATCCGGCGCTGGGCATCGACGAGAACACCATCCTGGTGATTCGCGGCGCCGGTCCGGTCGGCTGGCCCGGCTCGGCAGAAGTGGTCAACATGCAACCGCCCGACGCACTGCTGCGGCGTGGCGTCACGACCTTGCCGACGCTCGGCGACGGTCGCCAGTCCGGCACATCGGACAGTCCGTCGATCCTCAACGCCTCGCCCGAAAGCGCGGTCGGCGGCGGTCTCGCCTACCTGCGCACCGGCGACAAGATCCGCATCGACCTCAACACCGGGCGCTGCGACATGCTGATCAGCGACGAAGAGCTGGCTACACGCAAAGCCGAGGGCATCCCTGCGGTACCGGCCAGCCAGACGCCTTGGCAAGAGATTTATCGCGACACCGTGGGCCAGCTCGAAACCGGCGCCGTGATGGAACTCGCCGTCAAATACCAGGGCATCGCCAAGGTGCTGCCGCGTCACAATCACTGA